Genomic DNA from Candidatus Sphingomonas phytovorans:
GGCGCGGCGCTGGTCCGCGCCGCGGATCTCTGGGGGGACCGCGAGGCGCTGGTCTCGGTCGAGCAGGGTGTGCGCTGGAGCTTTGCGGAGCTGCTGGCCCGGGCTGACTCGCTGGCGGCCGGCCTGATCTCGCTTGGGCTCGAGCCGGGGGAGCGAATCGGAATCTGGTCTCCCAACTGCGCCGAATGGACGCTGCTCCAGTTCGCCGCGGCGCGGGCCGGGCTGATCCTCGTCACGATCAACCCGGCCTATCGCCTGTCCGAGGTCGAATTCACGATCAATCACGTCGAACTGAGCGCGCTGGTCGTCGCCGAGCGATTCAAGACGAGCAACTATGTCGAGATGATCGAAGCGCTCGCCCCGGAACTGGCGGGCAGCGTGCCGGGTGGCTTGCGTGCCGAACGATTGCCGTCACTGCGCTGCGCAATCCAGATCGACGGGGACTCGCGGCCGGGATGGTTGCGACTGGGCGACATCGCGGCGGTATGCCCGGGCGTACGCGAACAGCTCGACCGGATCGGGGAAGGGCTCGACCCTGACGATGCGATCAACATCCAGTTCACCAGCGGCACTACCGGCCTGCCCAAGGGAGCAACGCTTTCCCACCGCAACATCCTCAACAACGGCTATTTCGTCGGACGCGGCATGGCGCTCGGGCCGGATGACCGAATCTGCATCCCAGTGCCGCTCTATCATTGCTTCGGCATGGTGCTCGGCAACCTCGCCAGCCTCACCCATGGCGCGGCGATGGTCTATCCCTCTCCCGGCTTCGATGCGGGGGCGGTGCTGAACGCCGTGGCGGCTGAGCGCTGCACCGCATTGTACGGCGTGCCGACGATGCTCATCGCGGTGCTGGCTCATCCCGACTTCGCCTCGTTCGATCTCTCCTCGCTTCGCACCGGCTGCATGGCTGGCGCGATCTGCCCCGAGCCGCTGATGCGCGACGTGATCGGCCGACTGAACATGCGCGACGTGACCATCGGCTACGGCATGACCGAGACAAGCCCGGTCAGTTTCCAGACCGGGCTCGATGATCCGATCGAGCAGCGGGTAGGGTCGATCGGCCGGGTCCTGCCCCATCTCGAATGCAAGGTGGTCGATGCCGATGGCGAGGCCGTGCCGGTCGGCCAGCCGGGCGAGCTCTGCACGCGCGGCTATTCGGTGATGCTCGGCTACTGGAACGACCCCGAGCGCACGGCTGAGTCGATCGATGCGGACGGCTGGATGCACAGCGGCGACCTCGCGACCATCGACGCGCAAGGCTATGGCAACATCGTCGGCCGGCTCAAGGACATGGTCATCCGCGGCGGCGAGAACATCTATCCGCGCGAGGTCGAGGATTTCCTTTATCGCCACGCCGGGGTCGAGGACGTTGCGGTGGTGGGGGTTCCCGACCCGAAGATGGGCGAGGAGCTCTGCGCCTGGGTGCGGCTCAGGCCGGGCGCCGAGGCCGATCCGGAGACGCTGCGGTCGTTCTGCCGCGGCCAGATCGCCCACTACAAGGTCCCGCGCTATATCCGGGTGGTCGACGCCTTTCCCACCACGGTCACGGGCAAGATCCAGAAATACTTGATCCGCGATGCAATGATCGCTGAACTCGGGCTCGACGAAAGAGCCTCGGGCCCGTCGTTCGAACCCCATCACAAGCAAGAGGTGAAATAATGAAGCTGTTCCTGACTGGCGCTGCCCTCGCGGCTTTCGCCACCGTTTCCGCGGCGAGCGCGCAAACCGCATCCACGCCGCCCGCGGCCCCGTCGGCAACGCCAGCACCTGCATCGACTGCCGGCGGGAAGTTCTCGCTCGATACGCCGATCCAGGACATCGTGGCGGACGAGCGCGGCAAGGCAGTGATGGACAAGAATTTCCCGGGCATGACCGCCTTGCAGGAATATGACATGTTCAAGGCGCTGAGCCTGCGCCAGGTCCAGCCCTATTCGAACGGCAAGCTCACCGACGAAATCCTCGCCAAGGCCGAGACCGATCTGGCGGCGATCAAATGAAGCAGCTTGGCCGGCATCTGGGCAATGGCGTCGCACTTCTCGCGCTGATCGGCGGCGTCGTGCCGTCCGGGGTCGCCATGGCGGCGGCTTCGCAGGAAGTGCCGGCCTATAAGGACCGCGGCGCGTCTCTGGAGAAGCGCGTCGCGGATCTGATGGGTCGATTGACGCTCGACGAGAAGATCCTCCTCCTTGCCGGGGAGACGTCGATGACGCTCAACCCGATCCCGCGGCTGGGCATCCCCTCGCTCAAGATGACCGACGGGCCTACCGGAGTCCGGTCGCCGGACGGCAAGCCGGCAACCGTCTTTCCCGTCGGCGTGGCACTGGCGGCCACCTGGAATCCCGAACTGGTCGGGAAAGTGGGCACGGCCATCGGCCTGGAGAGCCGCGCCCATGGCGCCGACGTCCTGCTGGCGCCGACCGTCAATATCGTGAGAACGCCGCGCTGGGGGCGTAATTTCGAAACCTATTCCGAAGACCCCTGGCTCACCGGCCAGATCGCGCTCGGCTATGTGCGCGGGGTGCAGGGCACCGGTGTCGGGGTATCGATCAAGCATTTCGCGGCGAACAACCAGGAGACCAACCGGTTCGTCGTCGACTCGGTCGTCGATGACCGGACGATGCGCGAAATCTATCTGCCGGCGTTCGAAACCGTGGTGAAACAGGCTGAACCATGGTCGGTCATGGCGTCCTACAACAGGCTGAACGGTACGTTCGCGACCGACAATCGCTGGCTGTTGACCGACCTCCTCAAGAAGGAGTGGGGTTTCAAGGGTTTTGTCGTGTCCGACTGGGGCGCCACGCATTCCACCGCGCCTGCCGCCAATGCCGGCATGGACCTGGAGATGCCCGGTCCGCCTTCCAATTTCGGCGCGAAGCTGAAGGCTGCGGTCGATGCCGGCAAG
This window encodes:
- a CDS encoding AMP-binding protein, whose amino-acid sequence is MAPLNISHVRGPAEPPLLDMTIGAALVRAADLWGDREALVSVEQGVRWSFAELLARADSLAAGLISLGLEPGERIGIWSPNCAEWTLLQFAAARAGLILVTINPAYRLSEVEFTINHVELSALVVAERFKTSNYVEMIEALAPELAGSVPGGLRAERLPSLRCAIQIDGDSRPGWLRLGDIAAVCPGVREQLDRIGEGLDPDDAINIQFTSGTTGLPKGATLSHRNILNNGYFVGRGMALGPDDRICIPVPLYHCFGMVLGNLASLTHGAAMVYPSPGFDAGAVLNAVAAERCTALYGVPTMLIAVLAHPDFASFDLSSLRTGCMAGAICPEPLMRDVIGRLNMRDVTIGYGMTETSPVSFQTGLDDPIEQRVGSIGRVLPHLECKVVDADGEAVPVGQPGELCTRGYSVMLGYWNDPERTAESIDADGWMHSGDLATIDAQGYGNIVGRLKDMVIRGGENIYPREVEDFLYRHAGVEDVAVVGVPDPKMGEELCAWVRLRPGAEADPETLRSFCRGQIAHYKVPRYIRVVDAFPTTVTGKIQKYLIRDAMIAELGLDERASGPSFEPHHKQEVK